One window from the genome of Bdellovibrio sp. NC01 encodes:
- a CDS encoding YceI family protein — protein sequence MSTYNIDPSHSSASFSIKHMMIAKVHGAFEKMSGKLEYDAKNPLQSKIDVSIDAASVNTREAQRDTHLRSPDFFDVEKYPAITFKSTRIEGEAGDLKVIGDLTIHGVTLPVTLAVEGPTDEMKDPWGNLKIGASATTKIKRKDFGLTWNAALEAGGFLVGDDVTVQLDVQFVKQT from the coding sequence ATGAGCACATATAACATCGACCCTTCCCACTCTTCAGCAAGCTTTTCAATCAAACACATGATGATTGCCAAAGTGCACGGCGCTTTCGAAAAAATGTCGGGCAAACTTGAATACGACGCAAAAAATCCACTGCAATCAAAAATTGACGTATCAATCGACGCAGCCAGCGTGAACACACGCGAAGCGCAACGTGATACACATCTTCGCAGCCCTGACTTCTTCGACGTGGAAAAATATCCAGCGATCACATTTAAATCAACGCGCATTGAAGGCGAAGCTGGCGACTTGAAAGTGATCGGCGATTTGACAATTCATGGTGTGACATTGCCAGTGACCCTAGCGGTTGAAGGCCCAACGGATGAAATGAAAGATCCATGGGGCAATTTGAAAATTGGTGCTTCAGCAACGACGAAAATCAAACGCAAAGACTTTGGTTTAACATGGAATGCAGCACTTGAAGCCGGTGGCTTCCTTGTTGGTGACGACGTCACAGTGCAACTAGATGTGCAATTCGTAAAACAAACTTAG